AGTATTGTCGCTAATAAAACGCTCAATTTTACCCGGAAGGATTTTGTCCCAGATTTGCTCTGGCTTGCCTTCGGCTTTCAATTCAGCTTTTGCATCAGCTTCAGCTTGCGCCAAAACCTCTGGCGTCAATTGTGCTCTTGAAATATACTTAGGTACGTTTTTAAGGGTTTTTCCCAAACGGCCCAATTCAATATTTTCTTTTTCGATTACTGCAATTCTTGCCTCGGTTTCAGAAGCCACAAATTCCGGATCAAAATCTTTGTAAGAAAGGGTAGTGGCGCCCATAGATGCAACTTGCATAGAAACGTCCTTTGCCAATTCATCAGCATTATCAACTTTCTTGGAAAGACCTGTTAAAGCAGCAATCTTGTTGCCGTGAACGTAAGAACCTACGAATGGAGCTTCCAAAATTTCGTAACCACCAATCTCGATTTTTTCACCGATCACACCAGTTTGCTCAGTAAGTTTTTCAGCAACGGTCATTCCCCCAAAATCTGCAGCCAAAAACTCATCTTTTGAAGAAGTGTTTAAAGCAATTTCTGCCATTTTGTTTGCCATTTCAACGTAAGAATCGTTTTTCGCAACAAAATCAGTTTCACAGTTCAATGAAATAGCCACACCTTTTGTGTTGTCGCTGTTTACTTTTGCGGTTGCAACACCTTCACTGGAATCGCGATCTGCTCTTTTTTCAGCAATTTTCTGTCCTTTTTTTCTAAGGATAGCAATTGCTTCTTCCATATTTCCATCTGCCTCAACCAATGCCTTTTTACAGTCCATCATTCCGGCGCCGGTGGCTTGTCTTAGTTTATTTACTTCTGCGGCTGTTATGTTTGCCATTTTTATAAATTTTTAAAAGTTTTTAATTAAAAAAGTCGTCCAATTAATTTTCAACACAGAAAAGAACCAAACGACTTTTAGATTTTAAGATATCGTTATTATTCTTCTTCGTTAAGAATTTGCTTTTTCGATTTTTGACGTACAGGCTGTTTTGCCTCTTTCATATCTTCTACGTCCTCTTCGTCAGTTGAAGGAACTTCAGCCTTTACTTTTTTGGCTGGTTTGGCTTCCTTGTCCTTTTTAGGCGCTTTTGCCTTTTTTGCCATTCCTTCTTCATCGTCGTTATCGTCATCACTGCCAGCTTTTCTTTCAGAAAGCCCTTCAATAATAGCTTCCGAAACAAAATTCATAATGCTTTCGATAGATTTTGAAGCATCATCGTTAGATGGGATTACGTAATCAATAACGCGTGGGTCACTGTTGGTATCGACCATTGCGAAGATTGGAATGTTCAATTTCATAGCCTCTGCAACTGCAATGTGCTCGCGGGTTGTGTCAACTACAAAAAGTGCTGCGGGAAGACGGCTCATATCAGAAATGGAACCTAAGTTCTTTTCCAATTTAGCACGAAGACGGTCAACTGCCAAACGCTCTTTCTTAGAAAGGGTGTTGAAGGTTCCATCTTGCTTCATTCTATCAATAGAAGCCATTTTCTTAACGGCTTTACGGATAGTTACAAAGTTGGTAAGCATACCACCGGGCCATCTTTCAGTGATGTAGGGCATGTTTGCATTCTTTGCTTTTTCAGCAACAATGTCTTTTGCTTGTTTTTTGGTAGCTACAAAAAGAATTTTGCGCCCACTGGCTGCAATTTTTTTAAGGGCTTCATTGGCCTCTTGGATTTTTGCAGCGGTCTTGTAAAGGTTGATAATGTGGATCCCGTTGCGCTCCATATAGATATACGGCGCCATGTTTGGGTTCCATTTGCGGGTTAGGTGGCCAAAGTGCACACCAGCTTCAAGTAAGTCTTTTACTTCTACTTTTTTTGCCATTTTGTTTTAGTTTACGTTCTGTGA
The Aequorivita iocasae genome window above contains:
- the rpsB gene encoding 30S ribosomal protein S2; the encoded protein is MAKKVEVKDLLEAGVHFGHLTRKWNPNMAPYIYMERNGIHIINLYKTAAKIQEANEALKKIAASGRKILFVATKKQAKDIVAEKAKNANMPYITERWPGGMLTNFVTIRKAVKKMASIDRMKQDGTFNTLSKKERLAVDRLRAKLEKNLGSISDMSRLPAALFVVDTTREHIAVAEAMKLNIPIFAMVDTNSDPRVIDYVIPSNDDASKSIESIMNFVSEAIIEGLSERKAGSDDDNDDEEGMAKKAKAPKKDKEAKPAKKVKAEVPSTDEEDVEDMKEAKQPVRQKSKKQILNEEE
- the tsf gene encoding translation elongation factor Ts, whose product is MANITAAEVNKLRQATGAGMMDCKKALVEADGNMEEAIAILRKKGQKIAEKRADRDSSEGVATAKVNSDNTKGVAISLNCETDFVAKNDSYVEMANKMAEIALNTSSKDEFLAADFGGMTVAEKLTEQTGVIGEKIEIGGYEILEAPFVGSYVHGNKIAALTGLSKKVDNADELAKDVSMQVASMGATTLSYKDFDPEFVASETEARIAVIEKENIELGRLGKTLKNVPKYISRAQLTPEVLAQAEADAKAELKAEGKPEQIWDKILPGKIERFISDNTTLDHEKALLDQNFIKDDKKSVAEYVKTYGDVEIVGFKRVSLA